In Octopus bimaculoides isolate UCB-OBI-ISO-001 chromosome 14, ASM119413v2, whole genome shotgun sequence, the following are encoded in one genomic region:
- the LOC106883403 gene encoding zinc finger and SCAN domain-containing protein 2 yields the protein MEKSFTCEICQKTFTRRSNLTRHVSNCHRDREVVEKSENNVSMEETNDVSLSNSPMGVFSCNICLQGFTLNSQLQAHAREHEAESGVSSENINSVANTDTKSDEVSSSVESLGMVNPSISPIITTDNNNLNNGPDVASSEVVVTTDVLNHDVTSPVMVVNGVVRGDTTVTPSLINETINTTTTSTTVSAISPSPSLLVRHSSPYSCSICQRGFSQRSHLDAHVRIHSGERPYQCNQCGAAFSRRGNLVRHRLSHGGERKHKCTVCGRRFSQKSHLQVHLRIHTGERPYKCDRCGYAFSRNGNLVRHRRANSSGKRKYSCVPPTLLSTSSGQQSTSSTSSSQAALISMCQNNLAQTQIQTKNVVSGSSQKGVKTHVGNSAEGKNAAALHQQQLLQTTSNTTTTTAVVATAPTAASTNVVQLANVPYQIMTALPSPLNAIQPVTSYHSLANVPHQLVTVPQPISVHQLASLGNIASIPLHIDVPTT from the coding sequence ATGGAAAAATCTTTCACATGTGAAATTTGTCAAAAGACATTCACCCGTCGATCAAACTTGACCCGACATGTCTCAAACTGTCACAGAGACAGAGAAGTAGTAGAAAAATCAGAGAacaatgtcagcatggaagaaACCAACGACGTCAGCTTGAGCAACAGCCCAATGGGTGTATTTTCCTGTAACATATGCCTACAAGGCTTTACCTTGAACTCTCAACTTCAAGCTCATGCTCGGGAACATGAGGCAGAAAGTGGTGTCAGTAGTGAGAACATAAATTCAGTTGCTAATACTGATACAAAAAGTGACGAAGTCAGTTCTAGTGTCGAGAGTCTTGGAATGGTGAACCCTTCTATTAGCCCAATTATTACTACTGATAACAATAATTTGAATAATGGTCCTGATGTTGCTTCTTCAGAAGTTGTTGTCACCACAGATGTGTTAAATCATGATGTCACTTCTCCAGTTATGGTTGTCAATGGTGTTGTACGTGGTGATACTACTGTTACTCCCAGTCTAATCAACGAAACtataaataccaccaccacctccaccactgtcTCAGCTATATCTCCCTCACCATCTCTTTTGGTTCGTCACTCAAGTCCTTACTCCTGCTCTATTTGTCAACGAGGCTTCTCCCAGCGATCACATCTTGACGCACATGTTCGCATACACTCGGGAGAGCGGCCCTACCAGTGTAACCAGTGCGGGGCAGCCTTCTCTCGAAGAGGTAACTTGGTGCGTCATCGGCTGTCTCATGGAGGTGAACGAAAACACAAGTGTACTGTGTGTGGACGGAGATTCTCGCAAAAGTCACATCTTCAAGTCCATTTACGGATACACACTGGTGAACGACCTTACAAGTGTGACCGTTGTGGTTATGCCTTTTCTCGCAATGGTAATCTCGTCCGGCATCGACGAGCCAACAGCAGCGGCAAGCGTAAATACAGTTGTGTGCCTCCCACATTGCTGTCAACATCAAGTGGACAACAGTCAACATCAAGCACATCTTCATCGCAAGCTGCTCTCATATCTATGTGCCAAAATAATTtggcacagacacaaatacaaactaAAAATGTGGTGAGTGGTTCAAGTCAGAAGGGAGTGAAGACCCATGTTGGTAACAGTGCTGAAGGCAAGAATGCAGCAGCCTTACATCAGCAACAATTACTGCAAACCACTTCcaatacaactaccaccactgcaGTGGTAGCAACAGCACCAACTGCTGCAAGCACCAATGTGGTTCAATTAGCAAATGTCCCCTATCAAATAATGACAGCTCTCCCAAGTCCCCTAAATGCCATTCAGCCAGTGACTAGTTACCACTCCCTGGCTAATGTCCCCCATCAGCTAGTCACTGTTCCACAACCAATTAGTGTCCACCAACTGGCCAGTCTAGGTAATATTGCCAGCATCCCTCTTCACATTGATGTACCAACAACATAA